One window of Anas platyrhynchos isolate ZD024472 breed Pekin duck chromosome 11, IASCAAS_PekinDuck_T2T, whole genome shotgun sequence genomic DNA carries:
- the OAZ2 gene encoding LOW QUALITY PROTEIN: ornithine decarboxylase antizyme 2 (The sequence of the model RefSeq protein was modified relative to this genomic sequence to represent the inferred CDS: deleted 1 base in 1 codon), with product MINTQDSSILPLSNCPQLQCCRHIVPGPLWCSDAPHPLSKIPGGRGGSRDPSLSALIYKDEKITVNQDVPVHEGKPHIVHFQYKVTEVKTSSWDAVLSNQSLFVEIPDGLLADGSKEGLSALLEFAEEKMKVNYVFICFRKSREDRAPLLKTFSFLGFEIVRPGHPSVPSRPDVMFMVYPLDQNSSSDEE from the exons ATGATAAACACCCAGGACAG TAGTATCTTACCTTTGAGTAActgtccccagctgcagtgctgcaggcacATCGTTCCAGGGCCTCTGTGGTGCTCC GATGCCCCTCACCCACTGTCGAAGATCCCCGGTGGGCGAGGGGGTAGCAGGGATCCTTCTCTTTCAGCTCTGATATATAAG GACGAGAAGATCACTGTTAACCAAGATGTCCCAGTGCACGAAGGGAAGCCTCATATTGTCCACTTCCAGTACAAGGTCACAGAGGTGAAGACCTCCTCCTGGGATGCAGTGCTCTCGAATCAGAGCCTCTTTGTGGAAATCCCTGACGGATTATTAGCTGATGGAAGCAAAGAAGG GTTATCAGCTCTGTTGGaatttgctgaagaaaaaatgaaagtaaactACGTCTTtatttgcttcagaaaaagcagagaagataGAG CTCCACTCCTGAAGACGTTCAGCTTCTTGGGCTTTGAAATCGTGAGGCCTGGTCACCCCTCTGTCCCGTCGCGGCCAGATGTGATGTTCATGGTGTACCCCCTGGATCAGAACTCTTCCTCTGACGAAGAATAG